AGGAAGTACCTGTGATAtctctccttcacacacttACCATGGCAATAAACTCGAAAAGTATCACATATCTTACTCAAATATTCCCTTTGCACACAAATGTTCTTAAAAGTGTATCTGATTGTAAAAGAGTAGAATGGGTAAAAGGAGGGAAAACGTCTCTACAACCTTCAATTATTTGAACCTATAAGACAGATGCTGATGATAAACAGAGGCTTTTACTTAATTGTGGCAAGAAACCTGATTAATCCCTTCTTAATTTTGGCAATTATCATTAGCCTATGCAAATTCCCCTCTCCTGCAGGCAAATGCACCCTCAGTGGTTCCGGTCCATAGGCTGTAAACTACTGAACTGATCAGAGAAACAGGGGGGAGATATTGGAGCTCAGTTTGACAGTGAGGGTCCATATGAATCAGAGCAAAATGCTTTTTCTCTATTGTTTATTCTTTCATCTGCCTGATTTATTTGAGATTATGGAGGATATCAAATCATCTGAGTGAAATCCAGGCAAAAACAGCACCTCTTTATACTGTTATTAACTATTTTGATGACAGTCCTCCACTACATGACTTCCTTCTTAActaacaataagcaaaacacaaacTTACAGTATATAATTCATTAGTAAACCATACTAAGCAGGCCTATACATCATACAAGGAGCACTTAAAGGCAACACGTCTTGTTCCAGTAAGCATGCAGAGGCACCATCACTTAGGACTCATTCATTTTGAATGGCGGATCTGGCCAGCCCCCTGTCGGTCGGTATTCGCCATTACATGTTTCAAAAGACAGGTGCTCCATGAATTCTCAGACCATGAATATTCACAAAAAAGGCTTGTAGTGAGACAACAATTGTCCCATTTAGTCTGTATGCCAGTAAAATAGTCTCTAACTAGGCTACAGAAAAACATCTGCAACATCTAGTATGGAACTTGAAGCTATAGCTCCAGCTATTTAGTGCAACTTTCTCTGTGTCCTTACAGTCCAGCAGGGTTTCAGTCTAAACCAAATAACACACTCCGTCCATTGCCAGATGTGTTTTGGATGTTTTATAGAAAGAAGAAGCTGTGGTGATTTGCAGTGACCAGCTGTGGTAATAATTGTAGCTGCAGACTAAAAGTGTGCCTGGATCAGATGTTCTATATGGTAGATGACAGTTGTTTATAGCTTCTACTGACACAgcttgtgtgtgagagagtgtctgtgtatgtgtgtgtgtgtgtgtgtgtgtgtgtgtgtgtgtgtctgtgtctgtgtgtgtgtgtgtgtgtgtgtgtgtgtgtgtgtgtgtgtgtgtgtgtgtgtgtgtgtgtgtgtgtgtgtgtgagagagagagagagagagagagagagagatagagagagagacagacagacagacagacagacagacagacagacagacagagagagagagagagagacagacagacagacagacagacagacagacagacagagagagagagagagagagagagagagagagagagagagagagagagtgagatcaTTTGCACTGTGCGTATCTATTtacaaatacatgtttaatataCAGGACAAACTACTTTAGATACAAGTTGTTACAGTGTATAGTTCTCActatatacactcactggcctctttattaggtaagcatctgtgcaatctaattcaatccaatacaacagctctgccatacaTTCTACATTCATgaagtttaaacattttcaatgtTTGTTGACATTATCAACTACtactattttatgtttattattgaagtcatagtgggtgatgggaGTGTATTAGGGTGGTAAATGGTGTTCCTTATATTTTGTctactccattaacatacatgagagggacAAAATATTGGGAACAGCAGTAtatataatgcaccccagtacaccaccaccattTAGTAGACTACAACCTGAATAATATTCAGAAAGTagaattattataataaattataacCTGCTCTGGTTTGCTCTTAAATCTATAATAAAGGAAAACTGAATGATAAAAGTAGAAGACGGTTGGGTGAAGTTCTGTATCCTTTCCTACTCGTTCCCCGCATTTTCAGTAACGATGCATCTGATTGGCTATTCTTGAGTTCGAGTATCCAATGAAACTGCAGTTTGCTGTTACCAGGAAGCAAGAGACGCGTAGGGAAGGAGCTACCATATCGCTTGAAGTGATTACTTCTTGACAAACGACGAGTTTATAGACGAGTTACGAGTCACTTTAACGAGAAACTGCGTGGCGAACATGTGTTAATTGAACGATACTGTAGCTGTTAGCCTAGCTAGGTTAACTTACAGTAGCGTTTGCTAATGGCGTAAAATGACGCTGTCTGTTCTGTCTGTCGAATAAACAGCCATAAAACGTTAAAAATGTCCAGTAACGTTACCGTGTTGGAAGTCGGTACCGGCGTGTTCGTCCTTGCGTTGGTTTGGATAGCGGCTCTGGTGTTCGGTATGATGCTGCTGAGAGCGTCTGGATCCGCAAAGTGAGTGACAACAGCACCGACACACACTCCCTTAACATGAACAGAACTGCATAAAGAAAACTATCgctttaatgttgttttgctgTCCAACCCAAACACACATCTTCTAGGACACAAACAGCGTTACCTGTGGCATTAGAGGGGTCTTCTAGTAAATTCGGCATATGTATGGCTCATCAGGTGGCCGCCTTTTATTccattaaaatgctttaaaaaggaTGGTTGACATGTCTCAATGATAACCACAGTGGTGTGTTTGAGGAAGGAGAAATTGTAGGAATGTCAAGAATCGAAAAGCTGAAATGTAGTTATAATAAGTGTCAAATTTAAGAGTGTACTTGGTTTTTaacaatatatgtatgtgtgttctagctgatatattttaattacttaTCTCAAAACCATTTATGGATTTCTAACAGAAAGGTTGCAACTCCAGATATTTTGTTGTCTGcccagagagagagcagaaacaTAATTACAGCTTCCTACCAAACAATTCATTATATCTACATTCTCAACTCTGCTATACTAATTAATTGCTGGGATCATTCACCTTGTTGTCCCAGCTGATTACTTCAGCAATTACTCAACATCAGACCCTCATATTACTAAACTcagtaaatgttcatttttatagaACACACTGTGAAGTATTTGTGTTAGGTGCAATCACTGTCAAGTTTAAATGGGGTTAAACTTCATGctatttagttagttagttagttagttagttagcagctttttaatatacataaaaaaaataatagagtCATTGTGGTTGACTGTGTAATGAAATTATCCCCAGttaaccctgtgtgtgtgtgcacatgtgtgttgtgttgtgtcttgCCAGGTTAGGAGTTATCCCGCTTTTCCTCCTGACTCTCACCATCACTCTGGCGCTGGTGTTTTTCCCTCGCAGCCCAGAGACCACACCTGCTTTCAAAGAGATAGAGGTGAGCTCTGCAACCTTACACatactctcacactctcacactgttACACTGTGTCACTTGAATAAGATACGCCAGTTCAACATTATATCAGACTAGAGCTGCAACtggtgattattttcattacagattcatgtcagttattttattgattaattgatcagttgcttagtctataaaatgtcaaaacattttgaaacatgTCAGTCACTTTTTCCTAAGACCCAGGAAGCAACctgacatgttttgtttgttccacACTAATAGTCCACAacataaatatattcagtttaatgtcatagaagacaagaaaaacagtaaaccttaagaagctggaaccagaaattttgtaaaatgttttcttaaaaaatggcTCCACATCAACAAGTAATTTCATCTCTCTTGGAGAAACATTTATTGCATTGCAAaacattgtattattattgtggTTCAATGTGGTATAATGACACAGTGTCATGTAATGGATCTGTACTTCATCTGATAACAGAAGCTGCACTGGGATGTTTTCAATCTTATTGTGAGGCTAAGAAAAGTACATAAATTATCTTGTTGTGTATTTCATGATTACAAATGACTACAGTACAACAAACATATCTTTATCACAGATGTATGATCCTAACATCTCACAAGgttatttatattgtgtgtatgtgtgtgtgtgtgtgtgtgtgtgtgtgtgtatgtgtgttgctcAGATCATGTGTGCGTGCAACTCTATTTAGAATTGAGATACGTGCATATAAATTACCTGTGTGATATACGCCAGCATCCAAAGTACCGTACGCCTTTAaatagcgtgtgtgtgtgtgtgtgtgtgtgtgtgtgtgtgtgtgtgtgtgtgtgtgtgtgtgtgtgtgtgtgtgtgtgtgtgtgtgtgtgtgtgtgtgtgtgtgtgtgtgtgtgtgtgtgtgtgtgtgtgtgtgtgtgtgtgtgtggacttttGTGTTTGtcgtgaaagaaaaaaaaggcccGCTCTGCTTTATCTTAGTCCAACAGCAACACAGAACAAACACTCCCCCATGTTGCCTCCAGGTAGTGCCAATAAGCCGGCCAGATCTGCCAAGCAAGCTGCCACCCCGTAGAAATAGCAGAGCAGAGCCCCGTCCTGGCCAGCTCGCATTTTATAGCCTTTGTGCAAAGGCAGATACCAgaccagcagcagagagagagagagagaaagaggaagcaaAATGTGACTTCCTGGTTTTCTGCATTCTGCAGGTTTAATGGGTAAAATCAAACCATGCCTACCTCAGAAATTGATCCCTGTGTTTTAAAAGAGGTTACATGTAACATCACTTGTAGTAATTGTACCTAATGCTCGCAAAAAGTCATTATCACCTTGCTTTGTATAGAGCTCTTAACCTTATTTGTCAAGTGATTTGTCTGAATCGGGaggaaatataataaaatatttaattcagaGACAATCTCACATTCACTATGACAGAATCATCTATTGTTTACTTTAAATGGTCATTTCCACTTGTCTGTGATATTTTTAGGCTGAAATGAATCAATATTTATAGCCAGTTTTCATACAGGACTAGAAAACAGAGACTCACAAACACATGTGAAGGTGAAACACTGCTTCACTGAGGACAGCCAGAGTGACTGTTGTGTACATATCATGTTTTTGGTGTTGACCTTTGTGTGAATTGTCagagaacacacagaaatatgtgaaaacTTCTTCACAAGCAGAGagattctctttctctctctctctgtgtgtgtgtgtgtgtgtgtgtgtgtgtgtgtgtgtgtgtgtgtgtgtgtgtgtgtgtgtgtgtgtgtgtgtgtgtgtgtgtgtgtgtgtgtgtgtgtgtaatatctAACCTCACGCtgttaaacaaaagtaaaatatcatAGTGCCAATTAGGCTGGTCCCAGACTAGGGGTGGGGGTAGTTCATACCAGACCTCCCACTCCCACACGCCCCCCCACCTGCCTGCCaatgcctgcctgcctgcctgctccCCACCCGCACGCTCAATggcacattaataaaacatggcCGACACTTTGGGTTCCTGCTTGCTGCTTAATTGGCAAATTAAAAAGTGAGATGTGTTAAATGCATCCATAAGAGACGGCATACATCAACACCCACCTCTCCTAGACACCGGCgtatgaatacacacacactcaatcaaacacacacacgtacacacaattTTACTTTCATTCCATGACAGTCGCTGTGAAATATCTCTTTAGTCAGCAGTCGGGCTGCGGCTCTTCTGGTATTATCTGGCTTAAGGGCGTTTTCTCAGTTTGTATTCATGGGTGGCTCATGATCTAAATATTAACACAGACCCAGTACTGTGAAGTGTTGCCTATCGATAGCAACTTTAGAAACTCCAAACTTGTTCCTAACTAAAGCTACAGCACCGTCAGTGTCTAGGATCTATTGTTTCTGCAAGTCTTATACACAAGTTGTTCCCTAAAATACACATATACCAGTCAATATATGAATCAATAACACACTGGTCCTCTCTCTATATGTCACAGAATGTGGTCAGGTCTGAAAGGTTTGATACAGTCAGATCACAGCATGGTTAGAATTCAGTATCAGTCTGTTTATGAAGTGGCCCCACTGATGCTGCATACCAAATGCTGGAAACACCTCCATCAGTACAGCTACACATACTGACTCTAGGTAGGTATGCATAGTGATTGTGCTTATTCTATGTGTAAGGTAACAAGACTGTTGTTTGTTCTCTACTATCATTCCCCAACtttatttttaagcttttgCACATTTGAATTGTCCAAGATTGAAAACATTGTATTAATTACAAATTTCATAACAATA
This Scomber scombrus chromosome 14, fScoSco1.1, whole genome shotgun sequence DNA region includes the following protein-coding sequences:
- the tmem218 gene encoding transmembrane protein 218 — protein: MSSNVTVLEVGTGVFVLALVWIAALVFGMMLLRASGSAKLGVIPLFLLTLTITLALVFFPRSPETTPAFKEIEIVDTLFIGRYVLLAVASAVFLVVLFMLLPFHFLEPVYAKALRTY